AAGGCAACGTTAATTTTTCTTTGTGCTGCAACAAGGTCATCGACCTCCTTTAGGTGGGTATTAATGTCCTCTATGCTGACATTATGCTCCTTCATTGCCTTCATACCAATTTGGATTGCTTCATAAACCTACTAGAAGATACCGCATGTAAAGAGTTAATTATTTATATAACATGTCCATTTTTGGTTACATGACTATCTATGATTGGACATCTGTCTCTTGTAAAATTACAGTACCTGTTTGGTTGATTCAGCACTAGCAATCAGGCTTATAACTTCTTCAACCCTCTCTAATAGTTGTGTACATTTGTTCCTGCTTTCTGAGAATAATTTAGACTGCCTCACATAACGAAAAGCCCCCTGTTTGTCTCCGGCCTTGAAGGACATCAACGCCGCTCTCCTTGAACTTTTAAAATATGGATATTTAATACAAATTCTAGCATTACCATTCAACAactcaacaacaacaacaacaacaacaacaaagcctttagtcccaaacaagttggggtaggctagaggtgaaacccataataTCTCGCAACCAattcatggctctggcacatggatagcaagcttccacgcacccctgtccatagctagctctttggtgatactccaatccttcaggtctgtcttaacggactcctcccatgtcaaattcggtctaccccgccctctcttgacattctccgcgcGCTTTAGCCGTCcactatgcactggagcttctggaggcctgcgctgaatatgcccaaaccatctcagacgatgttggacaagcttctcttcaattggtgctaccccaactctatctcgtatatcatcattccggactcgatccttcctcgtgtggccacacatccatctcaacatacgcatctccgccacacctaactgttgaacatgtcgccttttagtcggccaacactcagcgccatacaacattgcgggtcgaaccgccgtcctgtagaacttgccttttagcttttgtcgcactctcttgtcacagagaatgccagaagcttggcgccacttcatccatccggctttgactcgatggttcacatcttcatcaatacccccatcctcctgcagcattgaccccaaataccgaaaggtgtccttcttaggtaccacctggccatcaaggctaacctcctcctcctcacacctagtagtactgaaaccgcacatcatgtactcggttttagtcctactaagcctaaaccctttcgactccaaggtttgtctccataactctaacttcctatttgcccccgtccgactatcgtcaactagcaccacatcatccgcaaagagcatacaccatgggatatctccttgtatatcccttgtgacctcatccatcaccaatgcaaaaagataagggctcaaagctgacccctgatgcagtcctatcttaatcgggaagtcatcagtgtcgacatcacttgttcgaacacttgtcacaacattatcgtacatgtccttgatgagggtaatgtactttgctgggactttgtgtttctccaaggcccaccacatgacattccgcggtatcttatcataggccttctccaaatcaatgaacaccatatgcaagtccttcttttgctccctatatctctccataagttgtcgtaccaagaaaatggcttccatggtcgacctcccaggcatgaaaccaaactgatttttggtcacgcttgtcattcttcttaagcggtgctcaatgactctctcccatagcttcattgtatggctcatcagcttaattccacggtaattagtacaactctgaacatcccccttgttcttgaagattggtactaatatactccgtctccattcttctggcatcttgtttgcccgaaaaatgaggttgaaaagcttggttagccatactatcgctatgtccccgagacctttccacacctcaatggggatacaatcagggcccatcgccttgcctcctttcatcctttttaaagcctccttgacctcaaactcctggattcgccgcacaaaacgcatgctagtctcatcaaaggagtcgtccagttcaatggtagaactctcattctccccattgaacaacttgtcgaagtactcccgccatctatgcttaatctcctcgtccttcaccaagagttggcctgctccgtcttgatgcatttgacttggccaatatccctcgtcttcctctctcggatcttggccatcttatagatgtccctttcgccttccttcgtgcctaaccgttggtagaggtcctcatatgCCCGACCCCTTGCTTCACCAACAGCTCGCTTTGCGGCCTTCTTCACCAACAACTCAACCAAAATAAAAATAACGAAGCTTCAGAATCAAAGCATGATCATGGACTTGGCACTTAATGTAGTCTTCCCTAATTCTTTACTTATTTCAGATCTCACTAATGCTGAATTATCAACAATACTTGTAGCTATGACATAATTCAAAAATGTGGAAAGGCAAATCATGTAGCACCAAAAACAGTAATAAAAACACCATACTGGAACATACACACTCATCTCTTAAGTTACAAAAGCAGAAAATAAGCAGCAATAACACAAATGATGCAGCATGTGAGAGAGAATTGGATATTGTGTATTCGACAAAAAGACAGAATCAGACATCTGAAACTTGAGTATGGATGGAAATCATAATTAGAAGGACACACctaccaccccccccccccccccccacacacacacacacaccccaccaccaccacccctcTCCCCCACCCGAAAAAGGTACGGATTCAGCTCGACGGTGTGATTTTGTGCGACTTGTGGAGTAGACATCCTATAAGGAGCTGTGGCATTACAACGTATCATATCTCCAAGGTCCATTATTTTCTGGAAATAAGCTGATCATGTTTGGCAACTAGAAAAATTTAATGATTCAATTAGCATTTATGTAAACATTGGAACAAATTGTCATCATAACAACTACAGTAACGACCCCTAACAATCATGAAGACCTTGATgactactacctccgtccgggtttatttGTCCCCCCCTGTATTTTGGGTTAAACTTTGACCATATATTTGGTTTGCAAAATATAAGTGATGTCATAGAAATTATATTGTCGGATTCATATTCAAACAAAGTTTTGATATCACTTTTTCTACATATAAATCATATTTTATTACGCAAATGTATGGTCAAACTTTGGCTCAAAATATGAGGGGgcctaataaacccggacggagggagtatgtgtaATAGCACCAGTACTAGTCAACATTAGCTGTAAAACTGCCCTACAATAGCAACTGTTGGAATGTGTAGGCTTAGGTCTATGCAATCTACATAGGAGTTCTACCACAACACGTAAGAGTTACATGCAAATTGTAGATGGCAAATCAATAAGTAGACTAACATTTCCCATCGGCGATCAAGCACATCAAACTGCTGCTGCAATTTCTCTTCTTGCCAAACTAAGTGTAAGGTATCACAGTCAAACTTGGAGACGGCAGGAGCATGAGCAGAGACAAGTGGAAACTTCACACCCTGAAGCTAGCCACCCAACTTAAGTATTAACACATGAGGGAACTCACTGAAACAAAGCCACAGAAAATGGAACAAAAAATCGTGAACCTCGACAGGGTCTTCCTTCCTGATCGCAAGATACCGTGCTTTCCCACGTTGCGTCAAGTAACATAACGCTGCATGAGCATCCTCCCGCCCGTAAAAGAAGCTATTGAATTTAGTCGTAGTAATGACACATGTTGATGTCCAATGGGAGCCTCTCAGCTGTGTGGCAATGTCCTCAAACCGTTCCTGCAATCGAATAGCAGGGCATCAAATCGGCATACTAGCACTCTAACAACAATGCCCCAAAAAGGAATTTATACCTCAACCAATGATCTAAACACAAGGATGTCCTCCTGTACAATCGGACGCCTTGAGATAGCCATCTGGCTCACCCTCTTGACCAGCTGATACAAGCCGCCTGCGGTCGGAACAATTAGCTCGGATTTAAGCAGTATGTCCCCATCGGCACGCATCTCCTCCTGAAATGTCCAGAAATAAATTGTCACTAGCTCACGGCGATAGCACACGCTGTACATACAGTGAGGTTGTTGTAGAAACTGACCAGAACTTGCGGCAAGCAGAGCGGCGTGATGCCTCCGGGGCGGGCAAACCAAACGCTCGTCACCTGCGGCAGTCGCCGTCGCCGTCATGGTCTCGGGAGGGAAAGCAAACGAACCCTCGCATTTGAGGTGGGGGTCACTTACCAAGTGGGCGGGGGCGGAGCAGAGTCGGAGGCGTCGGGCGACGCGCAGGAGGAGGTCCTTCCAGAAGAGGAGCTTGGGCTCGGGCCAGTCGCGGCGCTGCCCCGTGAAGGCCTTGAACCTGGCGTGGAGGTCGGCGCCGTCTGGATCGTCCCACCAGCTCGCACCGCCCACCTCCGCTCGCACCGCCGCCTCCCACCCTTCTCCTCCCTCGCCATCGTTGGATGCCATAATCAAACTCCGGCGCCTCGGTGGCAAGCGAGATGTCGCTGCGGCGGTGGGCTCGCCGGGGAAAGGGAAGGGAACGAACTGCAAAAGAGAGATTGGAAGAGAACAAAGGACGGTGCTATACGTTGCTCTTTTTTTTAGGGATGCTATACGTTGCTTAGTGCGAGCGTTAAGCACGGGGCCGCCCACAGCGATGCCTGAACGGCCCGCAAACAGTGCAGCCCACCGTACAATGCTTCTTCTTTTTCTGGAATTCTGTTAAATAATATAAAAATAATCATGATTTTTCAGTGGAATAAAAATAAGCATGTGTTTTTTTAGACCAAAGAACAGTAGGGCAAAAACCCTACTGTGTGGCATTGTTCATTAATAAAAGAGTAGCAAAATAAATAGTCTTACAATGGTTGTTGGGGAAACAACCAGAGATAGAAGAATTACAAATAATGGGAAATGAGAAGAAAAGATAATCTAAGTTATTGAAATTAAATGTTGTCAATCCAGGATGACATGCCATCTTTCAGAGATGGTTTAGCTCTCATCATGGTAATCTTGAAAGATCTGATAAAATCATACTTGCATTCATTGATTGAGCAAGGTATCCCATCAAATATCATCCCATTTCTTTGATTCCAAATGCTCCAGCACCCCACTATCATAATTTCCATGAAATGTTTGATTTTGTATCTGTGGTTGGCATCCATGATCATATTGTGAATATCCAAGTCAGAATTCCATTCAAAACCAATATTCCACCAAAAACCTTGACTGAATGGGAAGTGAAAAGGAGGTGAGTTCTGTCTTCCCTATCTTCTGCATTACATAACACACATGTAGAGGAATCAAGTTGCATGCTCTTTCGAGTTAGGAGATCACATGTGTTTATTCTGTCATTAAGCATTAGCCAGCAGAAAAATTTATGCTTTGGTAGGCAACATGATTTCCATATCCACTTGAAAGTGTCAACAGCATCTTCGCCCTTCATAATAAATTGATAAATCTTCTTGGTCATGTTTTTGTTACTGCTCCAGTTGAAAGTCCAATTATCATGATCATAGTTGTGCCTGATGGTATTTAATTCATCAGAAAGTTGACGTAATTGCTGATGTGCTTGAATAGATAGGGATAGTTGAAATAAACTCTATAAATTATCCAAATCCTTGGTAGCCTTGATAGATATATTTTCCTTATAAGTGAAAGAGTGTAGTTCAGGAAACTTTAGCTTCATAATGTCACCTTTCCATTTGTCCTCCCAAAGCATATTGGTTTCACCAGATTTAATATCACAAGTTGTCATATCTCTGAAGTAATCATACATTTTCATGCAATCTCTCCACCAAAAAGAGCCTTTGATCCTATTTGAATGAGGGGCTTCATTATTATGATAATGGGCCTCCCAAATTAATTTAACCCAAGGCACATCAATCTTGTTGTAAAATTTGTAAAGGTGCTTGATAAGAAGGGCTTTGTTTTGCTCTCTCAAATTTAGAACTCCGAGTCCCCCTTGATTTTTTGGCTTGCATATCATCTGCCAGCTTGCCAAACATTTGCCTCCTTTATTAATATCATTTCCATACCATAGGAAATTTCTGCTTGATTTATCAACATGATCTAGGATGGTGATATGAACTTTGAGGGAGCACATAGCAAAAATTGGCATTGAGGCAACAACCGAATTTATATAAGTAAGTCTGCCAGAGTGGTTCATGAATCTAGCAACCCCAGATAATCTTTTGTCAATTCTAGATATGACAGGAATGAGATCCTGTATTGAAGGTTTTGTGGTGCCCATGGGTAATCCTAGATAAGTGAATGGAAGGCTTTCGACCTTGCATCCAAATAATGTGGCAAGCCTGGTGACCTCTTGATGATTAACATTGATGGGAATCATGGAGGATTTGCTGAAGTTAACAAAAAGACCCGTGGACAGACTGAAAAGGTTCAGAAGGTATTTGAGGTGGTTAAGCTGATCTTCATTAGCAAGCATAATCAACAAAGTGTCATCAGCATATTGTATGATTGGCATATTGTATGATTGGATAATCTTGACCATATGCATGATTTATAGGTAGAGATAGTTCTCCATTTGACCAGGCAGCATTAATAACTGTTTGAAGGAGATCTGCAGTAATAATATATAATAATGGGGAATGAGGATCCCCTTGTCTGACCCCTCTCTTACAGATGATTTTTTTCCCAGCCACTCCATTGAGTAGGACAGAAGTGGATGCAGTTTGGAGAATGTTGTTTACCCATTTGATCCATCTAGGTCCAaaactgatgaggacatcaataccattgttacacccacaacccctgctactatacatactggaccgattactagagctcgcgcgccaattaaattaccaggtactttcgtttcttggtaatgattctaatgttcatgagaatatgatgctgcctaaattggatacatttgttttgcttacaaatgaagggcctagcttggagaaggatgaacattggagcaagaacaagcatggagttgatggcatgcgcaagggagacaagaacagagtttcaagtgatgatttcaggactttgaagccaccatactgagtgcatgaagccttggacgaaatatacaagatgccacttcataattttcgtccagaggctattctaggtgctgtgtcaccttatttttgggacaggcccatgtaatttcgaaatacttcaatataggctatttttagagtccgtatgtgtggggaaacaagagttagggtgggtttcggacccctcctccaagggccacgaaacccccccccccctcttcctccatatatacaacccctagggcatcgtttagactttgggttttgtttagattaaaagttcgccatagctgcaacttcgcgtacttcgtttgtgttcaacgaccagacaaaggcgtcacagaaccccaccttcattaataaagctttcctcttttattcgcaatatccagattgcaatctcagtttcttgcttgttcttcgtttgctcgcaggaaatagaccctcgtggtcaggttgatcgtgctccggcgtggtcaata
The Aegilops tauschii subsp. strangulata cultivar AL8/78 chromosome 3, Aet v6.0, whole genome shotgun sequence genome window above contains:
- the LOC109786215 gene encoding uncharacterized protein isoform X2, producing the protein MASNDGEGGEGWEAAVRAEVGGASWWDDPDGADLHARFKAFTGQRRDWPEPKLLFWKDLLLRVARRLRLCSAPAHLVTSVWFARPGGITPLCLPQVLEEMRADGDILLKSELIVPTAGGLYQLVKRVSQMAISRRPIVQEDILVFRSLVEERFEDIATQLRGSHWTSTCVITTTKFNSFFYGREDAHAALCYLTQRGKARYLAIRKEDPVEGVKFPLVSAHAPAVSKFDCDTLHLVWQEEKLQQQFDVLDRRWEISRRAALMSFKAGDKQGAFRYVRQSKLFSESRNKCTQLLERVEEVISLIASAESTKQVYEAIQIGMKAMKEHNVSIEDINTHLKEVDDLVAAQRKINVALESAPLHSLADEEDIEEEFRNLEAELEDKISPVHVEEPEPVLHANDDSPDETVESLSNNLSSMKLGAM
- the LOC109786215 gene encoding uncharacterized protein isoform X1, producing MASNDGEGGEGWEAAVRAEVGGASWWDDPDGADLHARFKAFTGQRRDWPEPKLLFWKDLLLRVARRLRLCSAPAHLVTSVWFARPGGITPLCLPQVLEEMRADGDILLKSELIVPTAGGLYQLVKRVSQMAISRRPIVQEDILVFRSLVEERFEDIATQLRGSHWTSTCVITTTKFNSFFYGREDAHAALCYLTQRGKARYLAIRKEDPVELQGVKFPLVSAHAPAVSKFDCDTLHLVWQEEKLQQQFDVLDRRWEISRRAALMSFKAGDKQGAFRYVRQSKLFSESRNKCTQLLERVEEVISLIASAESTKQVYEAIQIGMKAMKEHNVSIEDINTHLKEVDDLVAAQRKINVALESAPLHSLADEEDIEEEFRNLEAELEDKISPVHVEEPEPVLHANDDSPDETVESLSNNLSSMKLGAM